The following are encoded in a window of Gemmatimonadota bacterium genomic DNA:
- a CDS encoding AlpA family phage regulatory protein, whose protein sequence is MTQDDGVRLLGRPEVEHRCGIGRSEIYRRLDSGDFPEPVRIGRAVRWRSDGIAAWIDALPRATR, encoded by the coding sequence ATGACACAAGACGATGGCGTGCGGCTGCTGGGCCGCCCCGAGGTTGAGCACCGTTGCGGCATCGGCCGCAGCGAGATTTACCGGCGGCTGGACTCGGGCGATTTCCCTGAGCCGGTTCGGATCGGCCGGGCGGTGCGCTGGCGCTCCGATGGCATCGCAGCGTGGATCGACGCGTTGCCTCGGGCGACGCGATGA